Below is a genomic region from Cydia strobilella chromosome 24, ilCydStro3.1, whole genome shotgun sequence.
tatttctgAACCTTTTCTTATATTTCCTGTAAGCCTGTGCTTGCATGAGAGGCAAGTTCTTAATATTCAGTCTCGATACATCGGTgccttttaaaattttatttattgtattacaCCAGTTAAAAATGCTCAGAGTTAAAGATACAGAAATGAACGTCTGCCTAGCCAAATCACGGTGACTTTCGCATTTGATAAAATCAAATGAATATTTGGACATTAAAATTTgagtgatttgtttttttatgtttgatttATGCGCGTTGTGTTCCAAATATTCATTTGATTTTTCGACAATGTTGCCAAAAGACGCCACAGCATGCTCCGAGGGATAGgtcaatttattttttttaattacattatattctCTTTTAGATATCCATTTGTGGATATCTGTTTCTTCTGTTGTTAAATCTTTTTCACAGTTTTTGCAACCAAGTGTTTTCAATACTTTTCTAGTGACCCATCCCGCGGTATATGCCCGCGAGTGTACATGTAGACGCTCCCGTGTGGCTTGAACCAATAGTTGTTCTGCGCCGTCCTCACGATCGTTGGAGACCGAAAATGAGGAAGGCGCAGAATCAACTGATATGGCAGTATTCTCGTCCATTAAACTGGTTTCTTCGGTGTGCGAAAACAATGATTGAATTTTAATAACTTGCTCAGCACAGTCTTCTTCACAATTATAAgtattttcgtgaaattttataaaattagtaattagtaaTGACTTAAATGTGCACTCAAAGGCGTAGCAGGTCGGGTCATTATTTCTGGCATTGTATGCCCGCACTCTTCCAAAGAAATTTTCGATCGCGTCAGAATTAAAATACCGCGGGCGCATTATCTTTATGTTTTTATCTTTCATGACCTGCCACAGCCTTTGAAAACTTTTTAACGTCGTCACCCAATTTCTTAAGCTCGGCACTGTGGTCAGTTTGCCGTTCTGATCGCAGAATTTCATGTTTTCGATGATAGGTATGGCCTTCGCCCAGAAAGCGTGATGTTCAGAGTTTTCTGTCACTGCAGTCCGTAATTTCTTTCCCTTGGTGTGCTTGTGGTGCGTGCTGGCACCGTTGACGCTATCGAAGAGGTCGTCGAGGAACGCCACCAGCTCCGCCGTGTTGGCCAGCGTCGCGCTGACCGGTGTGCCGTCCGCGTAGTGCGCTGGAAAATGTTACAAAAATCGTTATGAAACTGTGCAGCAATTTCTCTTTTGTGATACACGTGTTTTGGATAGCGGTGAAGCCATTAGGTATTGGGGTTTTTTTTTGACCGGACCGACGTACGAAAAGAGTGCCAACTCCAACTGGAAGCAGCGAGGACGACGACATTTCAAATGCACCTTCTGTACCACGAGATATGAATGAATGATTGGTGGCCGACGGTGTGTTATACGGCCCCGGAACTTTCCACATGTCGTCACCGTAAAGACGGCCGTCTTTTTGCGTCCACTATATGACGGCCGCTATATGCCGGCACCGCTTTCCTAGGAAACCAAAGCTTTACGGTGCCACGCCGCTACGGGGGCCCTTCGCCTAAGCTTATACTACGGGCGCccggcgacgatatacatacttagataAATAAAAACCATTCATGATCATGACTCAGGTCCAAATATTCgcgataaacacacaaataaatgcccgtaCCGGGAATTAAACCCGGGACTACTGACTAGGCTAGGAGGGCCATACACGtacacgtttattttattttatttgccttTTGGATGAAGGTAAACATCGTGAAGCAACCGCACAAGACCCAATAAATCTGCTTAGTGCAGGGACATTGTTATTATTGATTACATGTACTCACAAAATGAAGCTGTGTAGGATAAAGCTCCTGCCATGGTTTGACTGAAAACACGTACACAGTTTTTCACCTGAAacacaacaataataaatataaatctctGTCGTCCTGTCGATCGGGTTTCAAAATCTATGTAAGCTACAActaggaagcgctggtggccttgTGGTAAGATCGCGTGACTTTAAATcagaaggtcgcaggttcaggCCCTGGCTCGTaaaaatgagtttttcggagctTACGTACGAAATATTGTCTGATATTTGCCAGTCGCTTTTCattaaaagaaaacatcgtgaggaaaccggactaatcccaataaacttaggttggaaggtcagacggCAGTCGcttccataaaaaaaactagtgcctacttCAATTCTTGAAATTAattcaagcagaccccaggctcccgaGCCGTGGCAagaagccgggataacgcaaggGAGATAATGTAAGCTACAACAACGTTGCATGACAttagttataacttataacaatatagcactttaaactcgcgttttgcacacaattttaactatatgtaattgtttttaccCTAAATCCGACGTTCAAGCCgagttgcactagctgtggtacGGATAGAAATTAtatatcgcggtagacccgttcatataattaaatatagtaggtacaacaagtttatacattttttgtggATGTAGTTAAGTAATTTACTTTCCCTATAAccgaaatgaaaagtataagtAGAGTGATTAACTATGGGATGAAAGCAACCATTGTTATTCATAATATACTAAAGGCTAGCTTTTCTTTTTGAATTACTCGCCAAGCTCGTAGTTCTGATTTAGCCTTATCTTTTTTCCATCTTAAACGATTGGAAGCAAGAGAGTTTGCTTAGTcccttatataaataattataccttcatttttttaattttctccgGGAGTATGTGCTCGTCGTTGAGCTTGTGCAGCAGGCGAGCCTGCGCGTGGCCGCAGTCGGTGCGGTACACGTCCACCAAGTCCTGCCACTTAGAGACTTTATCCTCCATTACAATATTCTTCGTTAAGAAGTTATTCCTGACTCCTTTAATTAAATGTGGCGGGTCATACAACACACTAAGGCTTTGGCCATTTAAGTGTATAGTGTCATctggaaaatatataaaaaaatacatataaatacctataatataaccACACTACAACCTTAAAGTAAAACGTTTTATACTGTTTGGTACGCAttttaaattgtgaaattaCAACATTAATTTTGGTTTGATAAAACAGAGCAATTTCAAAAGAAGAAGCACAAGCTGGTCTGCGTAGAACTACACAAAGAGTTTCAAAACCGTTTTGTCAGAGGAGTTTCATTCACACATACTTTAatctccataaaattaaaaatatgtacgaGATATTTACTGGGCTCCTGGCCTGCTAAGATTTGTGATCTTCTAGTATCCTCTTGAAGGCTTTTAAAGGCGCTTTGAAACGAAGTCCCTTGGTCGCTTATCACAGCGATCGGCTGCAGGCCCGTCTCGCACACGGCCGACACTATTGCCTTGATGATGGCCTTCATCTGCGGACCCGACGCGGCACCTTCGGAGAAATAATACGCCATCGGTTGTTGCCACTTATAAACCGCGCCTTTAATCATAAATGCTAGAGCGTGGTCGGCCAAGTGGTTGGTCTTCTCAGACAATTCCACGAATCCATTGATATTGTCATGTTTTCTCGAGTAATGGACGCCAGCCTCCAACTTCATCTCGTCAAATATTATGGAACACATTCTTTTGGCCCCATTCCATTTGCAGAcctgaaagtaaaataaaatgttaattccAATGTTAGGCCTTGCTCATTTTAGCGTCGTCCTGGTTGCATCTTAAAGTAGTCTAGGGTTCAATTTGATAACATAATCCCACTAATAGGAGTAgcgtcgagcgtttttcgacttaaaacacgtgagtgacccgttattaatatgtttaatatgtttagTAAGCACTAGGTTTTTCGTACATTGTTcgtatattttggtatatttcgtaCTTCAGCTCCGGGAAACTCATAGGTACGAGCTCTCACCGTGCATGGTTTATTTCTAATGTTTGAAACTACAATCAGTTCATTACCTGCTCTTATTTATcccttttacaataaaatacttgATACCtcttataaaattatgaatataaaattatagATAGCTTTTATTCATACATACCTCTTGTTTAATGACATTAAAGACTTGAGTATTAATGCCAGCTTCAATGTTCACATTTAATAACAACTTGTTCAGTGTCGTTTTGCATGGCAGGATGAATATTCTCTGCAAGAATCTGTAGCATTTCGGGCTTTGCTTCATAATTGAAAGTGCAATTACTTTCTCCTCTAGGCTAAACCTTCTGCCTTTTTTACTCGTAGTACAGAGTTTAATCTGCATCCACAGAAATTTTCTTGCCACAGAGTTCATTCCTGCCACTAATTGTTTGAACGAAGCCTCTTTTGACAACTTAGACGCCATCTTGGCTCGTCTGAAGTAGTCCACTTGTTTTTTggcttttttgtaatatttatacaaaGCCTCGCACTCTGGCGACAGTTGATCCGCGTGAGATACAACTCGAAGTCGTTTGCGACATGCCCATTTCGCAGTTCGTTCCTTTCTCGTGTTCTGTTCTTGAACACCCGACGTCCGTGCGAGttctgaaaataatataaattttactgTATGAGTTCACTTTAATTGTAGTGGAAGCCGTATGAGcccaatttcaaataaaaaccgcgaatcgatgtacagtttagccatTTGGCATACGCATActaggtcaaaacaaaatttttaacccgcagttcttaaaaaaatcccttaaggGGAGTGCcgagtaattttattttacagaaaCCTATCATGTGTGGTATATTCATgtatatcacacaaataaatgcccttcgCACTAAGAACCTCCAGATTAATAACAAATGTTTAGTAAAAAAAGCAAGTCCTGCATTAACCTATGAGCAGGATGCAGTGGAGGCACACAAGAAAGAGAAGACCTCCTCATCATCATATTTAGACAAATTACTGTGCActtgttaaattgttaaatgaaaTGTCACAAATTTGTGATGGACTTTTTCTGCAATACTTGGCCGGCATAAGTTGTCTTGCTCTTAGATGCTTTAGTGAGCGAGTCTTATTTGCCAGCCTCAGTCCAAAAAATGTAGCCCTTTTAGATCTGATGTACATTTATGTTCTTGTTACCTGTTTGCGGTGGAGTTTGCTCAAATGATGGCTCCACAACCGCAATGCAAGGTTGATCTGCAGAGGAGACGGGCTCtgaaaaatatttgtgattttataaaataatatttacaagtattcgtaataatagaataatagaATAACAAGACAAATTGACAATCTCCAACCAGTAGAGCAAGCGGGGTTCCGGTCAGGCTACTCAACAACAGACCACATCCACACAATGGAACAAATCATAGAACGATACAAAGAATACAACAAACCTCTCTATGTAGTCTTCATAGACTACACCAAGGCATTTGACAGCATATCCTACAACGCAATCTGGAAGGCCCTCAATGACTGCAAGATAAACTCTAAATACATCAACACTCTAAGGAATATATATGAAAACAGTACTAGCAGAGTCAAACTCGAAACGAGaggaaaataattcaaaataggCAGAGGAGTCCGACAAGGGGACCCAATATCACCAAAGTTATTCATAGCTGTGCTACAAAGCATATTCTGTCAACTGGACTGGGATAAAAAAGGAATTAAAGTATTTGATAAACACTTAAGTCATTTGCGTTTCGCGGATGATATAgctatattttcagaaaataccaGCATTCTACAAATAATGTTAAATGAGCTGAACGAGGAAAGCTGTAAAGTCGGATTAGAAATGAaccatacaaaaacaaaagttATGACTAACGGAGCCCCTACAAAAATACACATACAAGGCAAAGAACTTGAATATGTAGACCATTACATATACTTGGGCAAGAGAATATCTTTCGACACTGACAGCAACAGCCAGGAGATAGACCGTAGAATCCATAACAGCTGGAGGAAGTACTGGAGTTTTAAAGAGCTTCTAAAAGGAAATTACAAtctaaaacataagaaaacagtaATGGACACGTGCATTTTACCATGCCTTACATACGGTTCTCAAACTTGGGTGCACAcaaacaagaacaaattaaagatAAGAACCTGCCAAAGAGCCATGGAAAGGAGCATTCTCAGTATAAAACTAAAGGACAAGGTTAACAGCAAGTACATACGATCCAAAACAAACATCATAGATGCCCTCGAGTTTGTGCTGAAACAGAAATGGAGATGGGCCGGCCACATAGGAAGATTGACAGATGACAGATGGACCAACAAAGTCACAAAGTGGCCAGGACCCCATGGCAAAAGGAAGGCGGGAAAACCCATAACAAGGTGATCCAAGGATATTATAGCCACAgccggagaaaattggctaatcaaggcaaaagaccgagaaaggtggaaagatatggagtaggcctatacccaacaggggtccttaaaatagtaaaaatggaaaacaataatattagaaaacttttttttatcatgtaaaactatttaaggaaaaataaaggcttaaataaaaataaataaataattcgtaataattataatttaatatttactgatataaaaactgtttgtttcccagtagcatttattttttgtaaagatGTTGGATTAAAAAAGAGAATTCAatccattttatttaactacACAACAATTACACAGGAACAACAAATTGAtagaaataaacttaaaattaataatgtttgtgaATACTGAGcgaaagtaaatattattggtaccTGAATTTCGATGAGATGCCTCAGTCGACGGTCCCGCAATAGGTGGCATGGATTCCAGTGAACCATCTGCTGAAAACATAAAAtgtatcataatttttttttcctaattaagtatagtatttatttagtattcaaTTTCTCTAATACCTTTTGAAAATATTTCACGCACCTATTACTATTTGATCTCTTTTTGGCCCAAAGGTTAACAGGTACTACAGGTAGAGAAAGCCTTCTGAACTTTCTTGTGGATCACTGACTAATTATATTGACAATCTAGGTATATCAGCAGGTAAAAATATCAATAGGTATAGCCTGTCCGATTACTACTATTACTGCAGCCAGTATGTTActatcaatgcaaataaataatttctgctTTTTGTTTGCAGAAAAGGTTTTGAAGTTCACAGCAACACATATGTGATGATATAAAATAGAAATGATAAAATTACCTGTATCAACTACAGTTGTTATGTGTGACGGTACAAGTACAGCAGCAGCATCATTTGATACATTCATTGGTGCATTCATAGCATAGGTGTGGTCATAATGGCGTTTTCTGGCATAAGAGTGGTCAGAATTTCCCATGCTTTCAAGTTCCATGGATcctgataaaataaatacccattacatatacttaggtaataaATTTGGTGGTACTAACGATtagacaataaaaataaataccatgccttaaaaataattaacacaaaagcaaaacatatttttttttctgtttgatatggtataaaataaaaaatacttttttttatacaatgatgttacatataggtataataatgtcACTGAAACATACGAacatgtcttgctatttcagtcagtctctgtacaaaaagtactgatgttgacagaagtagcatgaaaatacgatggaaaacaattatgcactacatctgtatctaTATAAGATTTAAGaccaatactaaaaactataaaatattacaaacattATTAGACAGATTGACTCATCATTTAATATATTGATTGATGAATGAGTCCCAcgcacggtaagctcaataaaactTGTGTAGTGGGTACTTGggcaaaaatacatatacatatataataatatatgttatataaccatttataaatacttaaattcatACAAAACACCCATTATTACTCAGAACAAATATCCATCCATGCTCATCACacgaataataaaattgtacccactaggccagactaaCACTGAATGCAAATAAACGTAACAAACTCATATCAACAATAAGAATAACGAATACACGAACCATTTAGAAAAAGTGGAAAACCCATGTCAGCGGCGGCATCGACTGAGAAAACTTGAAGTTGTGTCCGTTTTAATAATTCCGCGTAGGTACCTGTATACTGTAACAGAATTATAATGACAAATAAATACCACGTGGTATTTAAAAGATATTAGTAAATGGTTAACCTATATAAACATTACATACCTCCTTCAGCAGATGAGTGAGCAGGCGTTCCAGTGGTGATTTCTTCGAGGGTAAACAATGTTGGACAGGCATTCGGCCTTAACCGCATCTTCGAAGACACGTATTTCGCCTCGAAGTGATTGTGGCAAACGTGTAGTTTACTAATTTCACCCGATGTCAAACCCTCAAAGATGGTAAATGGAACTGCTGAAATTGTTTTCCGCCACAATAAAACTTTTTCACTGGCCGCTGGCATTTTGTGCAGCATAACGTCCTTTCGTATACTACTGCTATTACAGCCGGGTATACAGCACTTGCGAGGCATTTTGAAAATCAAAATGAAACGTAGCACTGAATATTACAATTATCACGGAGAAATAAAGGTACGGAAATTAATCAACGCAAACACTTCACAACTCGACGCGAAAACTGTAATGACGTAAAAAATAACGGCGACGCGATTTGACAGTGCTCAGTGACAGTACGAATACCGGTGGGGAGTTAGCCAATAGCAAAGGACTTAAACGTCATTATCGAGTTGGTCTGACGTCTCAAGGCCGTCTCTACGGCTACGTTTCGTTCTTCGTAGATAAACGCCCGTGGTTTAGTTTggctgagtttttttttattgataaccGCAACGTTGTTGCCATGTTAAAGTAACAAATATACACAAAATGCTTAATTTAAAGGTTGTatgtccactggagcggagcgaggCAGCAG
It encodes:
- the LOC134752123 gene encoding uncharacterized protein LOC134752123, which codes for MASKLSKEASFKQLVAGMNSVARKFLWMQIKLCTTSKKGRRFSLEEKVIALSIMKQSPKCYRFLQRIFILPCKTTLNKLLLNVNIEAGINTQVFNVIKQEVCKWNGAKRMCSIIFDEMKLEAGVHYSRKHDNINGFVELSEKTNHLADHALAFMIKGAVYKWQQPMAYYFSEGAASGPQMKAIIKAIVSAVCETGLQPIAVISDQGTSFQSAFKSLQEDTRRSQILAGQEPNDTIHLNGQSLSVLYDPPHLIKGVRNNFLTKNIVMEDKVSKWQDLVDVYRTDCGHAQARLLHKLNDEHILPEKIKKMKVKNCVRVFSQTMAGALSYTASFSHYADGTPVSATLANTAELVAFLDDLFDSVNGASTHHKHTKGKKLRTAVTENSEHHAFWAKAIPIIENMKFCDQNGKLTTVPSLRNWVTTLKSFQRLWQVMKDKNIKIMRPRYFNSDAIENFFGRVRAYNARNNDPTCYAFECTFKSLLITNFIKFHENTYNCEEDCAEQVIKIQSLFSHTEETSLMDENTAISVDSAPSSFSVSNDREDGAEQLLVQATRERLHVHSRAYTAGWVTRKVLKTLGCKNCEKDLTTEETDIHKWISKREYNVIKKNKLTYPSEHAVASFGNIVEKSNEYLEHNAHKSNIKKQITQILMSKYSFDFIKCESHRDLARQTFISVSLTLSIFNWCNTINKILKGTDVSRLNIKNLPLMQAQAYRKYKKRFRNK
- the LOC134752412 gene encoding uncharacterized protein LOC134752412 yields the protein MELESMGNSDHSYARKRHYDHTYAMNAPMNVSNDAAAVLVPSHITTVVDTADGSLESMPPIAGPSTEASHRNSEPVSSADQPCIAVVEPSFEQTPPQTGNKNINVHQI